GAATCTACTACAGCTGCATTAAAGTTTGGCATAATAAAAGTATGCTGCCTTAGTTTTTGTGACAAAAATTCAATGTATACTAACATAAGTTCATAGCAAAGGGCAGAAGTTTCAAGCACGTACTTTGTGCTCTAAACTTATTACACTTCATGCATTTAAAGAAGCGTTAAGTAGATGATAAGTATTTATTACTATTCTGTAGTTATTTGTACTAGATACGGAAACGCACGTTACGTAGGTATGTAAAAGGAAGTCGACGATTATGTGTTTCATTAAGAATGAATTTCTATAATAAGGGTATGGAAGAAATTTCTTGTATTTCTGAGATTTTAAGAGCCAGATGCAATCCGGACACAACGCGCCATTACATTATTAAGTCTACCTACATGTACGTACCTAATAATACCGTGCTACTAAAAAGTTAATTAGACGAGTCATCTATTTAGATGCGGGCTTCGACGATATCGAAGCAGGTCTACATACTGGTATTATATGAACGGTAATGTGTTAACATTTACTGTATCCTTTGTGACTAAATCACTACAGAATTGCCTCTTTGGCAGTTCACAAACTCTGAAATGTATCAGAAATAAATACCATTTAGAGAACTATGACattggtaaatttaattttgtagatATCGAAAATCTTTCTTCGGGCAGTGTTATTAAAATTACAGCTAAACCTATTATTCTAtttatatgtttatatattCAGACTTTTAATTCTCAAAGCGTTTAATGAAGCTTTCCATTGGAAATTATTAACACTAaaacatttcattttatttacgtATTTCTTTTATTAACAGTCCCATTTTCAAAACTTTTTCAagtgtttacaatttttttttgaaaaccatgaataagagagtcatagtcctgttttttttttatttatttctttggtCTATTTTAAGTTATTTTCTCCACATATCACTTAGAGTATATTTAGTAAAATACAAAGGAAACATATTCCTGTTTGCATAAGTTTTTGCATTTTTGGGCAATTCTTTTAAAAACAAGCAACATGTAtgtcaaatatttattcatattttacacaattaaagaaatataaataatataaaaaaaaaccgtGAGAATAAAAACTGGTCCTGCTTGTGCATCAATAACCAGTTTCAATGACATCATTAGGTGTTCCCAACAATATTAGTaaaaaaattgacaaatgtTTACAAGTAGATGTACGCCATTTTAAATCTTTAATAAAAGGATTCTTTCTCATAACATGCTGGTCCTGACATGTTTCGTGTTTCTTCAAAATtcatatattgaaaaatattttttagccacgtttctttaattatgcatactttaaaaaaattagagTTGGGCAGAATGTAATCAAACCAGTGATTATTCATTTTGGATAATCTATAATTATGATCAATATATAATATTGAAGCAAATATAATTATCAAATATGATTAACTTATTAATCACTAATTACGAAatgatcatttttaattatgCGTAATTCGATAAGTTATTGGAATGTTAACAAAAACACTAAacattttttagaaaatgtatattttaaatgaattgaattaaaataatttgtgtCATTAATTATCATATAAAATGAATCATCAGATAAAAAAGTACGATTTACTTTTAGCACTTCTCATCTGCAATCTTATGTCCTATCATTATCATTCTGTATGTATATCACTGATTCTAGTACAGATTGGAGTAATCTTCCATTTTTTGATTATAAATTATTGATTAATAATTACagattacaaatattatatgtGATTACTGATTAATCTCGGCGATGATTAGTTTATCAATGATTATTTGTATCGTGTTTACTTCATTAATCAACTACAAAAAAATTAGGATATAATTAATTACTGTCCAACTGTGGCAAAAatgttttctttgttttttttttaaagaactgTCCAGTAagacaaaaatttatatatcatttcatgaaaaagaataataaaagtaaatattgCATGTCACACAAAGGGCTTGTAACAAGTAAAGAAAACAGCTCGTAAGATTTTATACGATCTAATCTGTTTGATACACGAGACCCAGACCATGCAACTTTTACCGCAAATGGCGCATCAAAGGTAATACATAAAACATAGAAACTTGACTCTAACGTACATATCTTCTCTAATACATGGGGCCTAAATCGACTTTGCACCTCATGTACCAAATACGATGCGTCTGTCAATCGATGTGTCATATTATAGAAAACGTAATGCCGAAGGAAATACAGTGAACGTATTTTgcgtatgaaaaattttttattgaaaaatgttctTTCACGCTACAACGTCAGTGTACCTTCGTCTATTTAACGTTATAACAGTACAAAAATTGCATTTTTACAAGTTATCCAGCTTACGTGACTAAAATATCCCAGTTAGCAATCTGACAATTCAAAAGCTACGTCTCTTAATAATAACAGAAGGCGCCGTAGCAGAGGCATTCTTTGGCGACAACGCAACATACTAGTCCCGATAAACCTTGCTACTCCTCGATACAAATCGATGGATATATATGAATCCAGATATAACGCGTATCCCTCAAACGTCGCACGAAATTCGCTCTTTCTACTACGTTTCAATAAAATGGCGTTTGACTTACGGTTCATTCTCTAAATTTGGCTGGCTAACGTTATTCGACCGGTTATACAGTCGTGAAAGATCACAATCTATTTCCATGATACGAGAAAATATTTGACTGCTGAACCGTAACGTACAAACACCCGAATCGAATACAATAATACAAAACCTATATAGAGACTTCGTTAATTTACGTACACTGTCGTCATTACACATAAGCATTCACGTTCGCCAGCCAAAGCACGCCTAAAATGTGCAGAAGCCCCTCCCCGCGAGGAGGCAAGTTCCAACGCACGATTAATATATCGAATCATTCATCCTAACCTCTTCTGTTTTGCTTACAAATACGTCTAACCCTTTTTCTCTAGCTTACTGAAGCAAATCAGTCGATAGTCACCGTTTTGCTACCTGGGCTATCATCAACGACGCTTTCGGCCGGAAACTTGCTCTCTACACCGTTAGTGAAATCTTTTCCTTCGAAACAAAGTCGCTACGTTTTATGCTCCtggatatacatatacgttccTAAGAGTTGATCACCTGAAACGCAAGCATCCGGCCAAAGAGAATATCCTGTGCTAGCGTTAACAATTACTTCATCGTGGTACACCTTTCTTCTAAAGCGAATTAAAGCAAACGCAACGAATGGATAAGCGCTAATTCGAGAATGCCGTACAAAGTGTGAAAAACGTTTTCAAGCTTGAACAGAGTAAAGTCCGTCCATCCTAACATGAATGCCTTATCCATTCGGTGCCATCGAATCGCACACGCCGTGTTTCTGCCCGAAGGTCATCGATACCGACCCCGCGCCAGTCGTTTTTCGACTGAACGCGTCTCGTCGAACGTAGCAACGTTCCCCCGCGGATCTCGATCTAACGACGGTGTAAGTACTAAGCACAGTGTTCACTCATCGTCCCGTTTACGCGCGACGATGATTATCTTACTTTGAATTACAACGACGTAAACGCGCGAGATCGGTGCGtgtaaatttgttttcttatcgTTTAACGGCCGTCGATCTTTGGCAGAATCACGCGCTCTCGAATTACATTATTACTTACATCATACACGTTCGTTCGATGCGGATAATATCTCTTTGCGTTTCATTAGTTAGTTCAGGTCCTGCCCTTTAAATCGATCACGTATTCAGATACTGCGTTTCAgtacgaaataataattctacGTTGAACGAGTTTCCTGAAGTCGTTTGGAAGCAGtctttcaacattttcgcgtGCGTGACGTAAAAGTCGTCGTACATACATATTTTTcccccgttttcttttttttttcctattttttttatttttcgtttcacttCGACCTCTATCCTCTttttttcctgtttttttttgtccgttttctatattttccatttgttgCTTTTTCGATCGCGCGCGTGCGCCCTCACTTTTTCGTTTTACACTTTTGCCTGCGTTAATCGTGCGGTATTAATGTACAAATAATTATCTATACACACGTTAGCTGGTAAAAATTAGAATTGTATCGTTTGACTAGCTTTTGACCGTCTCTCCTGAAATCATACGTGTACGAAACTCTGGAATTCTAGTCGGACATGTACTCTGCGTGTGCATTGTgtgttgtgtgtgtgtgtatgtgtgtggtgtagcgtgcgcgcgcgcgcaccgtgTATAAGACGTTTTCACAGTGTAGAAAAAACATTATGTGCGTGTGTGAACAATGTAAGAATTGATTCGGTGATGTGGGGAAAACAAATCGTCACTGCAAAACGTTTCGTGTGTGGCGCGCGCGTCGTCGACCATGTGAAACCTCGTTTCGCGACGAGTGGAACGATCGTCGctaaaaaaatgttttgcgtGTCGTACCTCGTGTGTGTatgcgtgcgcgcgtgcacgcgcacgcgcgtgtGTTGTATGGTAGTTTCGCGATGCGGAGAACAAATCGTCACTGCAACATattgttttcgatcgttccatATTTGTATAAACGATCCTTCTCGCTCGAGCaggataattaataattaatcgagAAATCACCGCGCGCCATTACGTAGATCCATCATCCTAGTAAGAGTATAATCGTTACAACCTAGATGTATAGCTAACATTACTGTCGTTAACTCGTTTCTCTTTCACTCGTTcgcgctctttctctctctctctctctctcgcactcGTATAAGTTCTAATTCTTAATATTTTGATAGGTTTTTCCTTCCGCAGTCTTCCAATTGTTTCTATTCACGCAGCCGTGCAGCTGTCTACGAATAAACGAATGCGAAACGTCCGAAATTCACCGGCTCACGGCGCGTGAATTATTCAGTctttcgtttatattttttttttcgcgtttaTCGGTACATTAGTTGCTAATACTATCTtaatcgttattttttattattactattattattattattattattattattaatattaatattattattatcgttaaattTAACCTTCTTTCATCATTTTCTTCCCCCCTTGTCCTGCATGAAAATATTATGCTACGTTTACTCGCGACGTTACATTTGAGTGCTAAGTGCATAACAGAGCAGTTTAATGATGTATGCTTATAATTTAAAGCCACAGATTTCGATGTCGCATCATGCAAAGTACGATGCAATTATATACGCGTCTCCATCGTTTCTCAATGTCGCTACGTATAATATTTAGTCTTATACCCTTTACATTCGCTTAATACATCCTTAAGGCCTTTAAAATCCGTTTATTGTATAATCTCTTcgcctttttttcattttctttattattttgttcctttctctcgTTACAGCCTAACCGCGTTCGAAAGAAGAGACACATGGTAACTCTCGCATATGAGTGTAAAAAATCACGAGATCTGTGCGCAAACTACAAAGCATACACGCTGTTATGTTCTCTTCTGAGCGTAGCAGAGACGAATTTTAAAAAACGTGTATGTTGTTCGTTTTTCACCCCCGCCCATACCCTCCCTTCCCGCCCTCTTTTAAAGCATGTAACGAACTgtcaaacttttttttttaagtatggtTCCTCCATAGGGAGAATTACAGTAATAATACAGTGATAGTGGAGATAgtataatagtagtaatagcaGTACTTGTAGTAATAGTAGTGGCACTACTAATAGTAGGAATAGTAATAGCATAGTGGTAGATGGTAATAGTAGAAGCAGCGGTAACGACAGAGGTTAAAAGTAGTAACAGCATAAAAGCATACGAATAATGGCGTTAGTTGTGTAGTAAGAGAAATGGTGGCAACAGCAGTGGTAATAAGAGTttatatagtaataataatagcagtAACTATAATGATAGTATGGATGAATAGTAATGATGACAATAATGGTAATGGGTGGCAAAGCTGTCAAtgaatataatagaaaatagtaaTGGTAATAGCAACAGCGGCGGTGGTGAATAAGGGCAGAATAAacataattataataatgataaaaagaaGTAAAATCAGTCAGTTCATTAAAATGAATTACATTACATTAGTATAATGTGTCCTGGCGCTTAAAATCAGACGAATTCCATTTCCCGAAATGGATAACACGAAAAATAATATTGCAAACATCGCACAATAATGTGGTGTACCTTTTTCGtcccccatttttttttttcatatatatgttatacgatttaATCCGCTTCCCATAAAATTCTATcatatgtgtatacatatatattctttatataatacatttatatAGATGCAGCAAATAGTCAAGGAAAGAATCTATCTTCCTAATAGCATTTGGCTTGCCAAATTCTGTCAGTTTCATTAAATAGTATAATTGCATCgggtataataaaaaatattatttttttttgttttttctttttgttctcaCGAGTCGTTCAGACCACGCGAACTGAGTTTCCTTGGTAATGTCTCAAATGTTGGACATTTTTCATTTGGTAGGGCTATTAAAGCGTGAATGTGTGCACGTGGATTACGCGCAACTGTCAGCACTATCGTCGCTGTCGGTCTCTTTATTCGCAAGATCTACGGAAGTCAGTCTTGCTTTcggctttgaaaaaaaaaacggagctcGGACACGTGTATCACTTTATAGAAATTTCCTTTTCAAACAGGACTTACTGTGTAGATCCagtcaacgaaacgaagaattcgtTAGGCCTCACCGAAACCACCGATCGCTTGTTCTGTCATTCTTAAGCAAAGAGATTCTAGACGAGAATTGATCTCCGGCTCCGTTGTTTCGGACGTGTTGTTCCCGGTCTGGCCAAGAAAATGATCCCTCGGTGCGCTGTACGTGCGCTGTAACGTTCTTTGTAACTGCTACAGTACAGACAGAGATGATTATTTCTTAGGCGAACTCGTTACATCGGAATATAACGGTTTTATAAAAATGCATACCTGTAAACTAGATTCTTGTAAACTAGGTCGTTTTTCGGCGGCATGAACTGGACGTAAAGTATTCTGATTTACACTTTGGTTCTGATTATTTTGTAAATACGGTGTTGAGATACTGTTTCTGTGGGTGCTAACCACAAAAGAATTGTTTTGTGGATGCGTATTATGAATGTGTCCTAAGTTCAAACTTGGCTTTCTATTGTGCTGTTGCGGGTTACAGTATCTTCTGTTGTTATATCCGTAATTGTGTTGCCATCTGAAATCGGAATCATACAATTGTCAATCGTGTAACTGGTTGTTTTCATCGAACTATAATCACTATCTTTGTAAACTAGGCGTAttaattatgttttttttttttcttactttagTGTAGGTCGTGGATTTCCGAGCCTGCTACGCCACTGTTGTACCTTTTCCTTCTGGTTTGGAGTAAAGCAATCATGCTGCAATACTTTCTCTAATATGTTAATACAAACGCACAAAATACCATCATCCACGCTATCCAATGCCATTCTGCTACACACTAAGAAACAAACGAACACAGTATGTTAAAACGTTTTCATAtttgttatacgtatgcgtcatATTTTTAAACATCATGCTAACAGGAATACTATACTTACATTTGCCAAGCACCTTGGTAAATTGCGCGGGTATGTCTTGAGGATCGTTTTCTTGGCTTGGTTTCATAGGTGTAACTAAGATTGTTTTTAATTCATCGATAGTATTGACCAGTACTGTTGGTCCTTGTGAAAGCGATGCCGTTTGTGTACTAGCACGCGTTGGTTGGAGTAAGtctttttctaaatttaaaagTGTTGCATAGCGCTGCTGTAATTTCGCAATAGAAAGGGCTAATTTGTGTCTAGCCCCTTTTGTCACACCTTGCTCTGCTAATTGATCCTCTGTTAGTTGAAGCATTTCTTCATAACTGAGAGTAACAAATAGATAGCTGTATTTATGAAGACGTAATGTTTTGAGCCATGATAGAACatctgtaaataaaataaaatcattaTAAATAACTTCTAGCAGTAAATTGTGAATATGTACAACTATATACTCGCGTACCTCTCATACCACTAGCAAGTGATAGATTAGAAGCTTCATCTAAACGCCCTTCACTACCGCTACTTGCACAAGAGCTCTGAGGACTCAATGGGCCTAATCCAATAAGATTGCCTGTTTAGGaattaacaattattaataataaaataaaaatataattgataatccatttttttacaaattcaaaTCAAACTAACTCGTATGGTCTCCAGAAACGCTAAAACTTCGTGGCTTGTGTCCAGCTGTACAGTTTACATTATTACTGCGATCAACAACTTCTAAATGATGAGGTGGAGCAACTGGTGGTGTTAAACTGTTTGATCGACGTTGGCGAGTTACAGGTGGAGGAAATTGCAAATTGAAGGCAGTACCTGGTTGTGTACCAAATAAATTTGTCTGTTCATTTTGTTGCTGTTGTTTAGAATTTCGTTGCCATGTGTTGTCCCAcctggaataaaaataaaaatttagcaAAAACAGAATTATCATAAGTATTATAATATATGCAAATACTATTTTCTAACTCACCTAATGGTAGTATTGGTGTATTCCTCGAGACTATGTATCGGTGGTGTACCGCTAATACGTTCTTCAAGATGTCGAAGCCACTGAGTCAAAGAACGTCTATCTTGACTAGTTATAGCTGGATGGATCAGAGTATAACTTAAGAGTTGTTGAGTTTGTTCGGTATATTGCCCTGTAGTTACACAGTGGCTCACTAATTCTGGTATTGCTACTAGGTAGCATTGTTTGCACTCTACGTTCCCAGGCCTTAATAACGGCAAGTGTGTTAAAAGTTGATTGATAGCGACTTCGGTCGATTCTGAGAGTAACGAGTTAATAAATGCtgcaacaatatttttattgaatgcCACTTTTATTATATGAATATCACaatacttttattaaatatCACGCAGTTGTATCTgtattaattgtaataattacCTGGATTATTGGCATTTAATTCCTGTGTGTCTAGTTCAGAAACAGAGTGCAAGGAATG
The sequence above is drawn from the Ptiloglossa arizonensis isolate GNS036 chromosome 1, iyPtiAriz1_principal, whole genome shotgun sequence genome and encodes:
- the Smg gene encoding sterile alpha motif domain containing protein 4 smaug, coding for MKWSPGALFCEQVGELTRVFSQWNECEQTVVLYALLRRIPAVQARFLAQAVQHSLHSVSELDTQELNANNPAFINSLLSESTEVAINQLLTHLPLLRPGNVECKQCYLVAIPELVSHCVTTGQYTEQTQQLLSYTLIHPAITSQDRRSLTQWLRHLEERISGTPPIHSLEEYTNTTIRWDNTWQRNSKQQQQNEQTNLFGTQPGTAFNLQFPPPVTRQRRSNSLTPPVAPPHHLEVVDRSNNVNCTAGHKPRSFSVSGDHTSNLIGLGPLSPQSSCASSGSEGRLDEASNLSLASGMRDVLSWLKTLRLHKYSYLFVTLSYEEMLQLTEDQLAEQGVTKGARHKLALSIAKLQQRYATLLNLEKDLLQPTRASTQTASLSQGPTVLVNTIDELKTILVTPMKPSQENDPQDIPAQFTKVLGKLCSRMALDSVDDGILCVCINILEKVLQHDCFTPNQKEKVQQWRSRLGNPRPTLKWQHNYGYNNRRYCNPQQHNRKPSLNLGHIHNTHPQNNSFVVSTHRNSISTPYLQNNQNQSVNQNTLRPVHAAEKRPSLQESSLQQLQRTLQRTYSAPRDHFLGQTGNNTSETTEPEINSRLESLCLRMTEQAIGGFGEA